One window of Marinobacterium aestuarii genomic DNA carries:
- the tadA gene encoding tRNA adenosine(34) deaminase TadA: MVDEQRTIDERWMDEALLMAMQADAAGEVPVGAVVVLDGEIIGRGWNRPISGHDPTAHAEIMALREAAAAIGNYRLVGADLYVTIEPCTMCAGAIVHGRIRRLVFGATEPKSGAVVSNGQLLQQAWLNHGVVVEGGIRAQQCSERISDFFHRRREQKRAQKQASRALPEAAPGDGQG; encoded by the coding sequence ATGGTTGACGAGCAGCGAACGATCGACGAGCGCTGGATGGATGAGGCGCTGCTGATGGCCATGCAGGCCGATGCCGCCGGTGAGGTGCCGGTCGGTGCCGTGGTGGTACTGGATGGCGAGATTATCGGCCGTGGCTGGAACAGGCCCATCAGCGGCCATGATCCCACCGCCCATGCCGAGATCATGGCGCTGCGCGAGGCGGCGGCGGCGATCGGCAATTACCGTCTGGTGGGGGCGGACCTGTATGTCACCATCGAGCCGTGCACCATGTGTGCCGGTGCCATAGTGCACGGGCGCATCCGTCGGCTGGTGTTTGGCGCCACTGAGCCCAAGTCCGGTGCTGTGGTCAGCAACGGCCAGTTGTTGCAGCAGGCCTGGCTGAATCACGGCGTTGTGGTAGAGGGCGGTATAAGGGCGCAGCAGTGCAGCGAGCGCATCAGTGATTTCTTTCACCGTCGCCGGGAACAGAAGCGGGCTCAGAAGCAGGCGTCGCGGGCTCTTCCGGAGGCTGCGCCGGGCGATGGGCAGGGCTGA